A window of the Tachysurus fulvidraco isolate hzauxx_2018 chromosome 6, HZAU_PFXX_2.0, whole genome shotgun sequence genome harbors these coding sequences:
- the mettl21cb gene encoding S-adenosylmethionine-dependent methyltransferase domain-containing protein — MAGEILETHESWEPSIRHSLRIERFYFVGHKISIRESFDSYGALIWPGAVALSSYLEANHKHVCLLDKAVLELGAGTGLVSIVACLMGAWVTATDLPDIVENLSFNLSHNTRGRCSYTPQVAQLTWGKDLDLNFPSTIYNYDYILCADVVYHHNCLDELLLTMKHFCKRGTTLLWANKIRLSSDLDFIDRFKKAFDTTLLVELPDEMVRIYQATVLD, encoded by the exons ATGGCTGGAGAGATACTTGAGACACACGAATCCTGGGAGCCAAGCATCCGCCACTCACTGCGAATAGAAAGGTTTTACTTTGTTGGCCACAAGATCAGCATCCGTGAATCTTTTGACTCATACGGTGCCCTCATCTGGCCTGGG GCAGTGGCTCTCTCCAGCTACCTGGAAGCAAATCATAAGCATGTCTGTCTGCTTGataaggcagtgctggagctAGGAGCAGGAACGGGACTGGTGTCCATTGTGGCGTGTTTAATGG GTGCATGGGTGACAGCCACAGATCTGCCTGACATTGTGGAAAACCTGAGCTTCAatctctcacacaacacacgGGGGCGCTGCAGTTACACACCTCAGGTGGCCCAGCTGACCTGGGGGAAAGACCTGGACCTTAATTTTCCCAGTACTATCTATAACTATGACTACATACTATGTGCAGATGTTGTCTATCATCACAACTGTCTGGATGAGCTGCTACTCACCATGAAGCACTTCTGCAAACGGGGAACAACGCTGCTCTGGGCCAACAAG ATCCGCCTCTCTTCAGACCTGGATTTTATTGATCGTTTCAAGAAGGCTTTCGATACCACACTGCTAGTGGAGCTTCCAGATGAGATGGTGCGAATCTACCAGGCCACAGTACTAGATTGA